DNA from Aggregatimonas sangjinii:
CGCCGATAAAATGTCCGGTATTCGTATGAAGAGTAGACCAGCATTCTATTATTTGGTAGCCCATGAGTTGAGCTAGTCGAAGAATTTTAATGAATAGTAATCAGAGCCACCTTTATTGCGTGGCTCTTTTTTTGGATAGTACTGTACATCTAAAAATTAGCTTTGGAGCGACAAGACCTGCCTCCGTCAGTCAGGGACAAGTTCACGTTTCAAGTTCAAAAAAGTTATGGTTCAGCGTAAGAAGTTGCTGGTTTTTTAATTTTCATCCAACATCCAACATCCAACATCCAACATCCAACATCCAACATCCAACATCTAATTCCGTACCCCCTTCACATTCATCTGCAGCGTAAACACCGAGTCCATTGCGGTTATGAACAAGAGGTCTTGATTTGGCCCCCCAAAAGTAACGTTGGCCGTCCATTTTTTCCCGGTGGGAATATGTTCTATTTGCTTTCCATTCTTATCGAATACGGTAACGCCATCCCCGGTCAGGTAGACATTTCCTTGATTGTCAATCGTCATTCCATCGGAACCCAGCTCGCAAAATAATGTCCCTTCCGATAGCATTCCATCTTCCAATATTTCGTAGGAGTACGTTTTATTGTTTCCCCTGTCCGAAACAAAAAGAGTTTTACCATCGGCACTACCAATAATGCCGTTAGGCCTGGCAAAATCATCTATCACTACTTTAATGTTGCCCATATCGGGGGAAATATAATATACCTGTTCTTTTTTCATTGCACTTTCACTACGTTCCCAATAAGGTCTTTGATAATAAGGATCGGTAAAATAAATGCCACCGTTCGGGTCGACCCAAAGATCGTTGGGTCCGTTAAGGTCGAGGCCTTCGAATTGTTCCCAGAGTACCGTAACGTTCTTATCGGAATCGATACGCCACAATTGAAATTTCTCATCGGCACAAGCGAGAAGATTTCCTTCGTGATCGAAATAAAGTCCGTTTGCGCGTCCGGAGGGCTGCATAAATACTGAAACCCCTTCGTCGGGAGACCATTTCAAGATTCGGTTGTTCGGTTGATCTGTAAAAAAGACATTACCCTCGGCATCTACCGCAGGCCCCTCCGTAAAGGTATAATCATCGGCGACCAGAACGAGTTCGGCACCTTCGGCAATGATATCGGAATGTTGGCTTTGACAAGCGGCAGAAGACATGAGAAGAGCCACCAAGGGTATAAATGTAATTTTTAGATTTAAAGTCATAAGAATCATTTAGTGTTTTCCTTCCATCCCGGTCCACGAACTACTCTGCCGGGTAAAGCACCTGTATGTTCGCCTTTTTCTAGGACGGGAGTGCCGTTTACCAATACGTATTGCATTCCAGTGGCGTATTGGTGTGGTTTTTCGAAAGTGGCATTGTCGGTTATGGTATTTGCATCGAAGATAGTAATATCGGCATAGTACCCTTCTTTAAGGGCACCCCGTTTCTTTAGTTTAAGATTGGTGGCAGGGAGTGTGGTCAGCTTATATATGGCCTCCTCTAATGAAAGTACCTTTTCTTCTCGCACGTATTTTCCCAAAAGTCGCGCAAAAGAGCCATACGCCCGGGGATGTGTACTTTGTTCCAAAAATACACCTTCATTGGTGTAGGAACCGGCATCGGAGCAAATAGACATATACGGAAGGGCCAATTTTTTCTTTATGTTTTCTTCCGACATCGAAAAATAAACCACTTGTATGCGGCTGTCGTCTTCACGAATAAGATCGACAATAGTTTCCGCAGGCGAAATATTGCGCTCCTTGGCAATATCGGCCAGCGTTTTTCCGATGTTGGTGCGCATTGCTTTGTTCCGAAAACCGACCATAAGAATATTTTCTGGCGGTACGTGAAAATCGACCTCCTTGATCATTTGTTCCCTCTTCTCTTGTTGACCGATAAGCTTCATGGTCGCGGCATGTCCGCCTTCCTTGGCCCATGCTGGGAGTAGTACATTCAATCCGGTCGAGCTCGCATTGTACATATACATGTCGGTCGTTATGGGCAACCCTCTTTTTCGAGCGGTCTCAACAAGGGAAATGGCGGAATCCAATAAGTGCCAATTCGCATCGCCGGATGCCTTAAAATGATAGATTTCGGCTGCTATGTTCGCTTTTTCGGAAATGGTGATCAGTTCATTTACCGCTTCGAGCAAATCCCCTTCCTCATCGCGAATGTGGGATATGTACATCCCGTCATATTTCGAGACCTCTTTGGCCAATTCAATAATTTCATCGGTTGTCGCATGGCCACTGGGCACGTATATCAGAGAAGTAGAAAGACCTACTGCCCCTTCTTCCATAGCTTCTCGCGTCAGGCGTTTCATGGTTTCCATTTCCGCATCGGTAGGTGGCCTGTTCTCGTAACCAATCGTATGTTTTCGTAAGGTGGCATTTCCGATAAAGGAAGCAATATTCGTAGAAACGCCTTTATTTTCAAGGTATTCAAGATACTCGCCAAGCGTAGACCATTCGATATCGTAAGTTAGGGTAGACTGGCCCGCTTTCATATCTTCCTTCATAGCATCGTTTAAAGGACCCATTGAATTTCCCTCACCAAGTACTTCCAAGGTCACCCCTTGCCTGATATCGCCCTGTGATCTACCGTCGACGATGAGCGATTCATTGGCCCAGCTCAGCATATTGATGAACCCTGGCGCGACGGTGAGTCCTGTGGCATCAATTATCGAACGACCTTTTGCATCATCTAATTTCCCGATAGCCGCAATCGTATCGGCATTGATGCCGATGTCCCCTTGATAGGCTTTTTCGCCGGAGCCATCCAAAATCTCACCGTTTTTGATCAGCACATCGAAGGTGGTCGCAGGACCGGTACAGCCGATAATCAGAAGGCATAACGGTAGCACGTACTTTAAGATGACAATTTTCATTTCAAATTAGTATTAGAAGTTTCTAAATATAGTTAAAATAGAATAATGGACATTTACTCCATACAAGCAACGCACCATAAGCCGACGTATTCGTATTTTTGATCAAATTTTAAGGATGAATTCCAGGGAAGAACAACTCAAAGCTTTTGACCGCTTACTCACCATCATGGACGAACTACGTGCGCAATGCCCGTGGGACAAGAAGCAAACGATGCAAAGCTTACGCCATTTGACCATCGAGGAAACCTATGAACTGGGTGACGCTATTTTGGAGAATGATTTGGAGGAAGTAAAAAAGGAACTTGGCGATGTGCTGCTTCACCTTGTTTTTTATGCCAAAATAGGCAGTGAGACAAACGATTTTGATATTGCCGATGTCTGCAATGATATCTGTGAAAAGCTCATCAATCGTCATCCGCATATTTATGGAGACGTTACCGTAGCCGACGAGGAAGACGTAAAGCGAAATTGGGAGAATATAAAATTATCAGAGGGTAAGAAAAGTGTTTTGGAGGGCGTGCCGAACAGCTTGCCGGCTTTGGTAAAGGCCAATAGGATTCAGGACAAGGTCGCAGGTGTAGGCTTCGATTGGGAAAGACCGGAACAGGTTTGGGAAAAAGTTCAGGAGGAGTTGGAAGAGTTTCAAGACGAGGTTAAAAAAGGCGATAGGCTAAAAATGGAAGCCGAATTCGGGGATGTACTCTTTTCTATGGTGAATTATGCCCGTTTTTTGGATATCAACCCTGAAAATGCCCTAGAGCGGACGAACAAAAAATTCATCAAACGCTTTCAGTATCTGGAAGGTAAGGCGAAAGGTATTGGAAAGTCCCTAAAGGAAATGACCTTGGCCGAGATGGATGTTTTTTGGGAGGAAGCAAAGAAACAGTAGGCGGTGGGCATTTGGCAGTACCGGATGGCATGCTCTCTTTTCTAAATCTCCGGGGTTGCCGTCAAGCCGTACGCAAATCATATTCCAAACCTATCAATCCCTAACCCTTGAATTCCGTTAAGTATTCCGATACGGCTGAAATGGGGTTCGCATAATCTGTGCAATTTACATTGCAGTCTTAAATTTTGGGTCTAAAAGCGCAGCGGTCTTACATCTTCAAAGGGATAGTGACGACTTATTTCCCGAACTTTTCTTTGTTGAATTTTTCCGATTCTCCTTTGGGAATCGATAGCGAAACCCAATCGTTACCTTTAATCATTTTACCCAATAAAACGATTTGTCCTACGTGGCTTGCATAGTGGGCTAATTGCCGATTGATAGCTTCAATAAGAGTATGCTTTTCATTGCGTATCAGTATAACGGAATCAAAATTGTCTTCATTGATTGCGTTCAGGGCATCGAAGACGCATTGCCACCCATTTTCCCAAGCATGCAGAATTTCGGTTTTGGTCGTGTAGGGATCGGTGAATTCCGTTTCGCGGTCGCGCCAGGATTTTTCACCGTCTTCGGTCAAGAAATTAGTCCACCTGCTACGCATATTGCCCACCATGTGCTTAACGATAATGGCGATGGAATTGTCCGAGTCTGAATGCGTCCAATAAAAATCCTTTTCTGAAAGCTGATCAAAAGTTTTATTGCCGAGCATCCGATATCTCTTAAACTCGAAAAAAGCACTCTTGATGTAATTCGCGGCCTGGCTCATGTGGCAATTTAGTCTCTAAAAAACTGGTTTGTTGAATATACTAAAATAAAAAATCCCAAATCCTTTAAGGACTTGGGATTTAGAATTTGGTGTATGATGCGCTATTTGTTGTCAGGCACGAAATCCAAGGCGACCCCATTGATACAATGGCGAAGCCCCGTAGGTTCCGGCCCGTCGTTAAAAACATGACCTAAGTGTCCGCCACAAGTGGCACAGTGTTCCTCGGTACGTTCATAACCGGTCTTATAATCGACATCGTAGGCCACATTGCCTTCGATCTCTTTATAAAAACTAGGCCACCCGGTACCGGAATCGAATTTGGTTTCACTCTTGAACACTGGCGTACCACAACCGGCGCAGACATAGGTGCCTTCGGCCTTATTGTCGAGTAAATCGCTAGTAAACGGACTCTCGGTTGCTGCTTCCCGCAATACGTAATACTCATCCTCGGCAAGCTCCGCCTTCCATTCCGCCTTCGTTTTAGTCACTTCAAATGAAGTTTCGGTCTTGGCTTCGGCTTTTGTCGCCATTTCCTCTTTTTGTGCATTGCCCTTACATCCCATAAATACAAGACATAAGCCTAGTACTATTTGCTTTATCATATGATTTTGTTTTTCTATTCGTCGCTTTTCGCTGCGTTTCCTTTCAAATTTAAGGCTTTTTCGAACTAATCTGCTCATCCTTTCGAAAGGAGTTTGAATTTAATGCGTGAACACACCATTCGCCAGCAGGAAACAAGGAATAAGCGCAAGGTATACCGATTTGGATTTGAATTTTTTACTCTAAATTTTCTCCATTCTCCATTCTCCATTCTCCATTCTCTTTTCTCTTTTCTCTTTTCTCCATTCTCCATTCTCTGTTCTCTGTTCTCCGCTTTCCGCATCGAACATACAACATCGAGCACCGCGCATCCAACATCCTGTATCCCGTCCTAAAAGAAAAACCCCGCTCTCATAGAAGAAAGCAAGGTTATCTCGTTTTGTATACAACGGAAAGGTCTAGTTCACTTTTACCCTTTGAACATCTTTTTCCTTCACGCCCAACAACTGCATCACCGCGTCTACATTACTTCGATCAAAACGGGACCCCTGAGCTTGCTCGGCAGGAATAATAGCAATTCGGAAGATTTGGTCATCGGTATCGGCAGCGGGCAGTGTGCCTATATCAAAATCGGCCTCAAGGAACATGGTCACGTCAAAAAAAGTATGCTCATAATTGTACTGTAAAAGTCCTTGGTCTAAAATTCGGGTCTGCGGCATTAGTCTCCAAATATCTACCGGGTCGCCATTAGTATCCTCGGTCTGGTCCCATAGTAGATAGACCAGAACGACATCGGTTTCAAAAACCTCTATTGACTGTGGAAACTCATAAAAAATACTATAATCACCGTCTGCATCAAATGTTCCCTGTATATCAACCACCTGACCTAGAATGTTAACACCATCAACACCATCCACACCATCCCTACCATCAAAACCGTCTAGTCCGTCCCGACCGGAACAGGAAATCACTAAAAGCGACAATAACATACTGAGATAAAAAATAGATTTTTTCATAATAACTGATTTAAATTTTTGGTTTCGACAATAATCCGGTCGATTGTGATGAGAGTTTCAAAAAGCGTTCCACTTTTTATTGTGAAACGCATTTTTTTCATTTTAGGTATAAAAACGAAAGGAATACCCCGCAAAAAATAGCTTATATCGCAAAGTTGTTTAGATTTGTCAAAATACCTAGCCACATGTCGAACGTTACAGTACATAGTCTTTTTTCCGAATTTGATATTTCGCTGTTTAAAGCTGGAAAACATTATAAACTTTATGAAAAACTAGGCTCACATCCGCTAATCGTCGATGGGGTAGCCGGAACCTATTTTGCGGTCTGGGCCCCTTCGGCGCGGTCCGTATCGGTCGTAGGGAACTTTAACCAATGGCAGGATAGTGAACACCGATTGCACGTCAGATGGGATGCCAGTGGTATTTGGGAAGGTTTTATTCCTAACATAGGCCACGGGGAAATTTACAAATACAAGATCTATTCGAACAATCATGGTGCCGTAACCGAAAAGGCGGACCCTTTTGGACGCTATTGCGAACATCCACCGAAAACCGCTTCGGTAATATGGGACTCCAATTACGAATGGAAGGACAAAAAGTGGATGGCCAACCGCAAGGAGAAGAATGCTTTAGACGCCCCTTATTCGGTCTATGAGGTCCATTTAGGTTCTTGGAAACGGAAAGAAGACAATACATTTCTATCCTATTCGGAACTTGCGGTTGATTTGGTGGAATACGTTAAGGAAATGGGTTTTACCCATGTCGAGTTTATGCCTATTATGGAATATCCTTACGACCCTTCTTGGGGATACCAGCTTACTGGATACTTTGCACCAACATCGCGATTTGGTGACCCGCAAGGTTTTAAGCAACTAGTCGATGCTCTCCACCAAGCCGATATTGGGGTTATTTTAGATTGGGTACCCTCTCATTTTCCGGAAGATGCGCACGGTTTAGGTTTTTTTGATGGCTCGCATCTGTACGAGCATCCCGACAGAAAAAGGGGATACCATCCCGATTGGAAAAGTCTCATATTCAACTACGGTAGAAACGAGGTACGCGCCTTCTTGATTAGTAACGCGCTATTTTGGTTGGATCAGTTTCATGCCGATGCCCTGAGGGTCGATGCGGTCGCCTCAATGATTTATTTGGATTATTCACGTGAAGATGGGGAATGGGACCCGAATATGTATGGGAACAACGAAAATCTGGAGGCGATGAGTCTTCTTCGGGAAATGAACGAGGCGGTCTACGGTATGTTTCCCGATGTACAGACCATCGCAGAGGAGTCAACGGCTTTCTCGGGCGTTTCGAGGCCTGTGCATTTGGGGGGTCTTGGTTTTGGTATGAAATGGATGATGGGTTGGATGCACGATACACTCGAGTATTTCAAGAAAGAACCCGTTTACCGTAAGCATCATCAAAACGATCTGACTTTCAGTATGACCTATGCATTCACCGAAAATTTTATGTTACCCTTTTCACACGATGAGGTGGTATACGGCAAACAATCGTTGGTATATCGCATGCCTGGGGATGAATGGCAACGTTTTGCCAATCTTAGGGTACTTTTTGGCTATATGTTCACCCACCCAGGAACCAACCTTATTTTTATGGGCGGGGAATTCGGACAGACCTCTGAATGGAATTTTCAACAAAGCCTTGATTGGCATTTGACCCAATACGATGGGCATTCCGGTATTCAAGAAACTATAAAAGACTTGAATAAATTATACAAAAGGTTGCCCGCGCTACATGAGAAACAGTTCAGTAGCGAAGGTTTTCAATGGATAGACTATGGCGATCACGAAAATTCGGTCTTAACGTACATCAGAAAAGGGAACGAGCCTAAGAATGATATTTATATTGCCTTGAACCTGACGCCGGTACCCCGCGAGAACTATCGTATCGGACTACCGAAAAAATCCGGGCAGGTTAAGGAAATCTTCAACAGTGACGCTAAAAAATATGGTGGCTCCGGAATGTCGAGTGCTATTTCTAAATTGACTGCAAAAGAATGGCATGGGCATAAAAAATCTATCGAAATTACCATCCCGCCTTTGAGTATTGTCATTTTTAAATAGAATTGACCGATAAAAATGCAAATTTTATCAAATGTTGCATGGCTGGTTTCGTAAATGAATTCTAATGTGTTTCTTTTGTTGTGGTTAAAAAATTGCTCCTATGATTACCAATACCGAACTTGAATACAAGGGTAACCTATACCCCAACCAAATCGTCGATTTTTCACAAGACGTAGATAAACTATATTTTACCTCTGAAAATGGTGTGGTGCTGCAAATAACGGTACTACGCAATAGTGCGCTACGGTTTCGCTACGCGACCGAGTACAACTTCGAGCCCGACTTTTCCTATGCCATTAGTGAAAAAGGCATTCGAGGGTACGACAAATTGGTTGTTTCCGAAACGAAGACCGAATATCTATTGGAAACGATTCGGATGAAGATACTGGTCGATAAAAAAACCATGCGTATCCAGATTTCGGACCCGGAAGGAAACATCATCAACGAAGATGAAATAGGTTTTCATTGGGAGGAGAACTATGAGTATGGTGGCAATACCGTGAAAATGAGCAAAATCACCCAAACTGGCGAGAGTTTTTACGGTTTGGGCGATAAGGCGATGCATTCCAATCTCAAGGGCAAACGCGTGAGCAATTGGGTAACCGATCAATACGCCTATGGTAAAGATCAGGACCCTTTGTACAAGGCCGTTCCTTTTTATGTAGGGTTGACGGAAAATAAGGCATACGGAATCTTTTTCGACAATACGTTCAAGACCCATTTCGATTTTGCGCACGAGCGTCGTAATACGACCAGTTTTTGGGCCGATGGAGGCGAAATGAATTATTATTTCATCTACGGCCCGGATGTTTCGAAGGTAGTACGCCTATATACCGATCTCACAGGAAAACCAGAACTTCCTCCTTTATGGGCCTTAGGATTTCAACAATCGAAATGGAGTTATTTTCCCGAGAGTAATGTGAAGGAAATCGCCAAGAAATTCAGGGATTTGAACATTCCCTGCGATGCGATTTATTTGGATATCGATTATATGGATGGTTTTCGCTGTTTCACTTGGGACAAAACGAAATTTCCAGACCCAAAACGAATGATTTCCGAGCTCGAGGAAGACGGCTTCAAGACGGTGGTCATGATCGATCCGGGAATTAAAGTGGATCGTGACTACTGGGTGTACCAAGAGGCCATGGAGAACGACTACTTTTGTAAACGTGGCGATGGGCCTTACATGAACGGTAAAGTATGGCCAGGAAAATGCAATTTCCCTGATTTTACCAATCCCGAAGTGCGTCAGTGGTGGGCGGAATTATACAAGGAATTTATGACCGAGCTGGGCGTACACGCCGTTTGGAACGATATGAACGAACCTGCCGTGATGGAAGTTCCTTCGAAAACCGCGCCTTTGGATACGCGCCACTACTACGAGGGGAATCCGACGACACATCGCAAGGCCCATAATATCTACGGCATGCAAATGGTGAGGGCAACATATAACGGTGTTAAAAAGCATTCGTACCCCAAACGTCCTTTTGTCATTACCAGGGCGGCCTATTCCGGAACCCAACGTTATGCGTGCACGTGGACGGGCGATAACGTGGCCACATGGGAGCATTTGTGGCTCGCCAACGTGCAGATGCAGCGCATGTGCATGAGCGGCTATTCGTTCGTCGGTTCCGATATCGGTGGTTTTGCAGAGCAACCCAACGGCGAACTGTTCGCAAGATGGATTCAACTCGGTATTTTTCATCCTTTTTGTAGAGTACACTCAAGTGGCGACCACGGTGATCAAGAACCATGGTCTTTCGATAGTGGCGTAACGGACGTAGTACGTAAATTTATTGAATTACGGTACCAATTGTTGCCTTATCTCTATACCATGTTCTATGAGTATTCGAACAATGGTATCGCCATGCTCAAGTCTTTGGTCATGTTCGATCAAGAAGACCCACAGACGCATTTCAGGACCGATGAATTTATTTTTGGGCACCAAATTTTGGTCTGTCCGATACAGGAGCCTAATGCCCAAGGCCGAAGAATGTATGTACCTAGGGGCAACTGGTATAATTTCTGGACAGATGAATTGATCAAAGGCGGTCGGGAAATGTGGGTAGATGCCGATATTGATAGTATTCCTTTATTTGTGAAGGAAGGTGCAATGATTCCGAAATACCCGGTGCAACAGTATGTAGGGGAAAAGGATATCGACCAATTGCGAATCGAAGTCTATTATAAAAATGGAATAGAGAATTCTACGGTGTACGAAGATGGCCAAGATGGCTATGACTACACCAAAGGGCGCTATAGCTTGCGTAATTTTAAACTACAGGGAAAACCGGCCCAATTGTCCATTCAGCAATATAAGGATGGTACGTTCGTAACGGACTATGAAACCATCGAATTCAAGTTTCATGGTTTGTCATTTGAAATTGGTGGCATAGAGATTGATAGTGAAAAGGTGAGTTTAGAGGACGTAAAATACGGCGAGGACCTCTCCATTCAAGTGAGCAAAAACTTTACGGTATTGCGTGTTCTCGGAAAATGATTTTTTTGTACTTTGACCGGACAAAATTATAGATAATGAAAAAAGGACTTTTAATTATAGCTATTTTTCTAGGAGTTACGGCTTGTAAAACAAATCCGTTTACAGGAAAGAGCACTTTGAACTTTTTCCCTAATAGTCAGATTTTCCCGACTGCCTTTGCACAATATGATCAGTTCTTAACGGAAAATAAGGTAGTAAAAGGTGGAGAAGATGCCGCGACCATCAAAAAAGTGGGGCAACGCATATCTTCTGCTGCTGAAAGATGGTTGACGGCCAATGGGTACGCCGGATATCTGAAAGACTACCAATGGGAATACAATCTGGTACAGGACGAAAATGTAAACGCTTGGTGTATGCCCGGTGGTAAAATCGTTTTCTATACGGGTATATTGCCCATTACGCAGACCGAGACCGGTATTGCCGTGGTCATGGGACACGAAGTGGCGCATGCCTTGGCGGACCACGGGGCACAGCGTATGAGTGCAGGAACCTTACAACAGTTGGGTGCAGTCGCCGGTAACATCGCCATAAAGGACGAGCGTACCAGAAATACCTTCAATCAGGCGTATGGTCTTGGTTCTACCGTTGGGCTCATGTTACCCTTTAGCCGAAGTCACGAGACCGAGGCAGACCGTATAGGTTTGCAGATTATGGCCATAGCCGGTTATGATCCCGCCGAAGCCTCCGAGCTCTGGAAACGAATGAAAGCTAAAAGTGGTGGTCAAGCTCCCCCGGAGTTTTTGAGTACGCACCCTTCTAACGATACACGTATCGCCAATCTGGCCAGCTGGGCACCAGCCGCTCGGGAAGAGGCGAAAAAATTCGGGGTTACCACCTTCAAATAGTAAATTCAAAGACATATTGCGTATATTTAAAACCGTTCACATAGTTGAGCGGTTTTTATTTTAAAGCGCATGGCGAAAACAGTTGCGGTAAAAGGAAGTAAGAAGTTACTGAATGCTTGGGCTTTTTACGATTGGGCCAACTCGGTCTATACGCTTACCATCGCCTCCTCAATATTCCCCATATTTTATTCTTCATTGTTCGCTACTGACGAAGAGTTGGTTTCGGCATTTGGTTATGAGATGAAGCAAACCGTGCTCATTTCGGTGATAACCGCCTTTACATTTTTGGTAGTTGCAATTTTGTCACCGCTACTTTCCGGAATCGCCGATTATGTGGGGAATAAGAAAAACTTTATGCAATTCTTCTGCTATATGGGCAGTTTTGGTTGTATTGGGCTGTATTGGTTCGATTTGGATTTCATTCATACCAGTCTTTTGTTCTATTTTATGGGCTTGTTGGGTTACTGGGGAAGTCTTGTCTTTTACAACTCTTATTTACCCGATATCGCCTATGAGGAACAACAGGATGCCATTAGTGCAAAGGGGTTTTCCTTGGGTTATTTTGGAAGCGTGCTTTTGCTGGTGCTGAATTTAGCCATGGTGATGAAACCGGAGTGGTTCGGTTTTGATATCGGCCTTACGGAACAGGAAAATAATCTGGCAAAAGTAAGGGCGATGAAGGTTTCCTTCATAACGGTCGGCCTTTGGTGGGCCCTTTTTAGCCAATATACGTTTATGGTGCTGCCCAAAGGTGTTTCTTCAGGACATAAGGTTAATAAGGATGTCGTTTTCAACGGATTTCGAGAATTGAAATCCGTATGGACACAACTGAAAGGCAATTTAAGACTCAAACGCTATTTAAATGCCTTCTTCGTATTCAGTATGGCGGTACAGACCATCATGTTGATGGCTGTTTATTTTGGTGAAAAGGAAGTAGCCTGGGCCGATGATGGGGAAAAGACCACCGGTCTTATTATCAGTATTCTCGTCATTCAGTTAGTGGCCATTCTGGGTGCTATCATCACTTCTAAGATATCGGCCAAAATCGGAAACATAAAAACGCTGATTTTGGTCAATGCCATTTGGATGTGTCTCTGCTTTTATGCCTTTTTTATGGTTACGCCAATGCAATTTTATATAGCCGCGGGATTGGTAGGGCTGGTTATGGGTGGGGTTCAAGCTTTGGCACGCTCTACTTATTCAAAATTTTTACCGGATACGGAAGACACCACATCGTACTTTAGCTTTTATGATGTTGCCGAAAAAATAGGTATCGTTATTGGTATGGTCATTTTTGCAGTCGTCGACCAGATCAGCACCATGAGATACGCCATTCTATTCTTATTCGTATTCTTTTTGATGGGAATTCTTTTGTTATTGCGCGTCCCGCAAAAAGAAAAAGCCCCTTTGACGAAAGAGGCTTGATTTTGCTGTAAAGGGTATTTCGATTGATGGCTAAACTCCCTATCCCTTTGTAATATCCCCAGACCCGGAGGCCTTCGTGTCTACTTTTGAAGGATTACCACGATAACTAATGTCACCAGAACCGGAAACCCGTGCTTTAAGCATTTTGTTGGCAGTAACCTTAATATCGGCAGAGCCTGAAATGGTGGCGTCTACATTGTCGGCCTGCAGGTCATAAGCCTTTATGTCTCCAGAACCTGAAATGCTGACCTCGAAATCTTTGGCGGAACCACTCAGGTTAATATCCCCTGAACCTGACATGGAAGTATCCAATGCATCGCACTCGATCGCCAAGGTAATGTCGCCCGAGCCCGACATCGCTGTTTTAAAGTTTCTAGCCTTTAGTGTCGTCTTGCCCACGATATCGCCGGAACCGGATAATTTCACCGCCTCGATATTTTCCACAGGAACGGTAATGCGAATCCCATCCTCCCACGAGGAAGGTCTCAAATTCACTCCTTTTTTTACTTTGATGTTCAACTGGCCGTCCTTCACCTCGGTGATAATATATTCCAATAGATTCGATTCTCCTTCCAAAGTAAGTTCACCTTCATTACCATCAACCAGGTCTACATCGAACCAACCTGCCAGCGCTACCCCGTCGTAGTCGCCAACACTTCGGTTTATTGAGACGTTATTTCCGTCTCCTTTAATTTTTTTGCCCCACTGTGCTGTGCAGGAAGCTGTTATCATTAGTACTAAACTTAGGCTCAATAGTTTTTTCATGATGAATGATTTTAGTGTTGTCCCGGTCATTTCGGAACTTGTTGATTAGTTGCCAAGAATCTATTTCCGGGCGATATTTAATTCTGATTTAATTTTTATGGAATGAAACGCCACCATAGTCGCTGGAAATGGATACTGAATTTCCAGTG
Protein-coding regions in this window:
- a CDS encoding SMP-30/gluconolactonase/LRE family protein; amino-acid sequence: MTLNLKITFIPLVALLMSSAACQSQHSDIIAEGAELVLVADDYTFTEGPAVDAEGNVFFTDQPNNRILKWSPDEGVSVFMQPSGRANGLYFDHEGNLLACADEKFQLWRIDSDKNVTVLWEQFEGLDLNGPNDLWVDPNGGIYFTDPYYQRPYWERSESAMKKEQVYYISPDMGNIKVVIDDFARPNGIIGSADGKTLFVSDRGNNKTYSYEILEDGMLSEGTLFCELGSDGMTIDNQGNVYLTGDGVTVFDKNGKQIEHIPTGKKWTANVTFGGPNQDLLFITAMDSVFTLQMNVKGVRN
- a CDS encoding N-acyl-D-amino-acid deacylase family protein produces the protein MKIVILKYVLPLCLLIIGCTGPATTFDVLIKNGEILDGSGEKAYQGDIGINADTIAAIGKLDDAKGRSIIDATGLTVAPGFINMLSWANESLIVDGRSQGDIRQGVTLEVLGEGNSMGPLNDAMKEDMKAGQSTLTYDIEWSTLGEYLEYLENKGVSTNIASFIGNATLRKHTIGYENRPPTDAEMETMKRLTREAMEEGAVGLSTSLIYVPSGHATTDEIIELAKEVSKYDGMYISHIRDEEGDLLEAVNELITISEKANIAAEIYHFKASGDANWHLLDSAISLVETARKRGLPITTDMYMYNASSTGLNVLLPAWAKEGGHAATMKLIGQQEKREQMIKEVDFHVPPENILMVGFRNKAMRTNIGKTLADIAKERNISPAETIVDLIREDDSRIQVVYFSMSEENIKKKLALPYMSICSDAGSYTNEGVFLEQSTHPRAYGSFARLLGKYVREEKVLSLEEAIYKLTTLPATNLKLKKRGALKEGYYADITIFDANTITDNATFEKPHQYATGMQYVLVNGTPVLEKGEHTGALPGRVVRGPGWKENTK
- the mazG gene encoding nucleoside triphosphate pyrophosphohydrolase produces the protein MNSREEQLKAFDRLLTIMDELRAQCPWDKKQTMQSLRHLTIEETYELGDAILENDLEEVKKELGDVLLHLVFYAKIGSETNDFDIADVCNDICEKLINRHPHIYGDVTVADEEDVKRNWENIKLSEGKKSVLEGVPNSLPALVKANRIQDKVAGVGFDWERPEQVWEKVQEELEEFQDEVKKGDRLKMEAEFGDVLFSMVNYARFLDINPENALERTNKKFIKRFQYLEGKAKGIGKSLKEMTLAEMDVFWEEAKKQ
- a CDS encoding DUF1572 family protein, with product MSQAANYIKSAFFEFKRYRMLGNKTFDQLSEKDFYWTHSDSDNSIAIIVKHMVGNMRSRWTNFLTEDGEKSWRDRETEFTDPYTTKTEILHAWENGWQCVFDALNAINEDNFDSVILIRNEKHTLIEAINRQLAHYASHVGQIVLLGKMIKGNDWVSLSIPKGESEKFNKEKFGK
- the msrB gene encoding peptide-methionine (R)-S-oxide reductase MsrB, producing the protein MIKQIVLGLCLVFMGCKGNAQKEEMATKAEAKTETSFEVTKTKAEWKAELAEDEYYVLREAATESPFTSDLLDNKAEGTYVCAGCGTPVFKSETKFDSGTGWPSFYKEIEGNVAYDVDYKTGYERTEEHCATCGGHLGHVFNDGPEPTGLRHCINGVALDFVPDNK
- a CDS encoding collagen-like protein, which gives rise to MKKSIFYLSMLLSLLVISCSGRDGLDGFDGRDGVDGVDGVNILGQVVDIQGTFDADGDYSIFYEFPQSIEVFETDVVLVYLLWDQTEDTNGDPVDIWRLMPQTRILDQGLLQYNYEHTFFDVTMFLEADFDIGTLPAADTDDQIFRIAIIPAEQAQGSRFDRSNVDAVMQLLGVKEKDVQRVKVN